The following proteins come from a genomic window of Scomber japonicus isolate fScoJap1 chromosome 4, fScoJap1.pri, whole genome shotgun sequence:
- the LOC128357246 gene encoding la-related protein 4 isoform X2, whose amino-acid sequence MSSDQSGEPPLLQEEAEPGPRTGGKDEAPPATEGGSGGMVTSKGAGLNPNAKVWQEMPAAPSEAVTNSPHWPPSDISEGYSEPSSAGCKQYTVGFTALDDSSSTATAEIAVNGMDPPELGFSPAESTTGTSDSKTEEQPISSENLRESLKKELEFYFSRENLSKDLYLMSQMDSDQFVPIWTIASMEGIKVLTTDMDLILDVLRSSPMVQVDEKGEKVRPNHKRCIIILREVPETTPVEEVESLFKNDNCPKVISVEFAHNNNWYITFQSDTDAQQAYKYLREEVKTFQGKPIMARIKAINTFFAKNGYRSMDSSLYAQQSQSQSQYSSPLYMQHVYPQQQYPVYGIVPPTWTPSPTPYFETPLAPFPNSGFVNGFGSAGHYKTGSNSLNINRPFNRNRNHVKPQGRTNEVTSATITPVPLESLTGLRAPPAPTPVAAATTNSIQTASDMSSAFSHLSSSSSSLDPSDDSGMAGRGRRSTTYRGTRRRREDDRTTRPVPLAEVKVSPPKFDLAATNFPPLPGCVVSTQGEPVLENRMSDVVRGLYRDKTEQANKEATVSPASSQAPVTEEAVAVSSPAPTAVKAATQPLVSSAPSVTRQEKRVERAELSVPKASPRAPVQATVNPSSSSSSVSAAASSSSSSSSSTQPVPSSRSQPSAASTPATSSTPAPAPATIATPAQEPRKLSYAEVCQRPPKDPPPAAPAPASTGTASGQPLRELRVNKAEEPGTSTSPGDKQEKSHDREGGWECKESRPPRERDSQGYHRSNGPRGSGGLKYRDQRRPPMARRSSPQGGYRHTGKEQNIPPVSPK is encoded by the exons GTCACCTCTAAGGGCGCTGGTTTGAACCCAAATGCCAAGGTTTGGCAGGAGATGCCTGCGGCCCCCAGCGAGGCTGTTACCAACAGTCCTCATTGGCCCCCCTCTGACATCAGTGAGG GTTATTCTGAGCCGTCGTCTGCTGGGTGCAAGCAGTACACTGTGGGATTCACGGCCCTGGATGACAGCAGCTCCACAGCAACAGCTGAGATAGCAGTAAATGGAATGGACCCTCCAGAGTTGGGCTTTTCCCCCGCTGAGTCCACCACAGGGACCTCAG ATTCCAAAACTGAAGAACAGCCGATCTCGTCTGAGAATCTGCGTGAATCTCTGAAGAAAGAACTGGAGTTTTATTTCTCGAG AGAAAACCTCTCCAAGGATTTGTACCTGATGTCTCAGATGGACAGCGACCAGTTTGTCCCCATTTGGACCATCGCCAGCATGGAGGGCATCAAGGTCCTGACCACTGACATGGACCTCATCCTGGATGTGCTGAGAT CTTCTCCGATGGTACAAGTGgatgagaaaggagagaaagtgcGTCCTAATCACAAACGGTGCATTATCATCCTGCGGGAGGTCCCTGAAACCACACCTGTTGAG GAAGTGGAGTCGCTGTTCAAAAATGACAACTGTCCAAAGGTGATCAGTGTCGAGTTTGCGCACAACAACAACTGGTACATCACATTCCAATCAGACACGGATGCTCAACAG GCATACAAATACTTGAGAGAGGAAGTAAAAACATTTCAGGGAAAACCCATTATG GCCAGGATAAAGGCCATCAACACATTCTTTGCAAAGAATGGCTACCGTAGCATGGACAGCAGCCTGTACGCCCAGCAGTCCCAGAGCCAGTCCCAGTACAGTTCCCCCCTCTACATGCAACACGTGTACCCCCAGCAGCAGTACCCAGTCTACGGCATCGTACCTCCCACCTGGACGCCTTCGCCCACACCGTATTTCGAAACCCCCCTG GCACCGTTTCCCAACAGCGGCTTTGTGAATGGCTTCGGCTCGGCTGGACACTACAAAACTGGCTCCAATTCTCTTAATATCAATCGCCCATTCAACAGAAACCG AAACCACGTGAAGCCCCAGGGGAGGACAAACGAGGTGACTTCAGCAACCATTACTCCTGTCCCCTTGGAAAGTCTGACCGGACTGCGCGCTCCGCCGGCCCCCACTCCTGTTGCCGCCGCCACCACAAACTCTATCCAGACGGCCTCGGACATGAGCTCCGCATTTTCccatctctcctcctcgtcctcgtccttGGACCCCAGTGACGACAGCGGCATGGCTGGACGTGGAAG ACGGAGCACAACTTACAGAGGAACACGGAGGAGGCGAGAAGATGACCGGACTACG AGGCCTGTGCCGTTAGCAGAGGTCAAGGTTTCTCCTCCCAAGTTTGATTTGGCTGCTACCAATTTCCCCCCTCTTCCCGGCTGTGTGGTCAGCACACAAGGAGAGCCGGTGTTAGAAAACCGAATGTCAGATGTTGTGCGTGGTTTGTACAGGGACAAG ACCGAACAAGCCAATAAAGAAGCCACTGTGAGTCCAGCTTCAAGCCAAGCCCCGGTCACAGAGGAGGCTGTGGCTGTCTCAAGTCCCGCCCCGACAGCAGTGAAAGCTGCTACACAACCACTCGTATCCTCTGCCCCTAG TGTCACTCGACAGGAGAAGAGGGTTGAACGGGCAGAGCTCTCAGTTCCAAAAGCGTCCCCACGTGCACCTGTTCAAGCTACCGTCaacccctcctcttcctcctcctccgtctccgccgccgcctcctcctcctcctcctcttcctcctccacacagCCTGTGCCTAGTTCCAGGTCTCAGCCCTCTGCTGCCTCCACGCCAGCAACATCCAGCACGCCGGCCCCTGCTCCAGCCACTATTGCCACACCTGCACAG GAGCCCCGCAAGCTCAGCTACGCCGAGGTGTGCCAACGGCCACCCAAGGATCCCCCCCCTGCAGCCCCTGCACCAGCCTCCACCGGCACTGCATCAGGCCAGCCGTTACGCGAGTTGCGCGTCAACAAGGCCGAGGAGCCGGGCACCAGCACCAGTCCTGGAGACAAGCAAGAGAAAAGCCACGACAGGGAGGGGGGATGGGAATGCAAGGAGAGCCGGCCACCGCGTGAACGTGACTCTCAAGGCTACCACCGCAGCAATGGCCCCAGAGGCAGCGGGGGCCTCAAGTACCGGGACCAGAGGCGGCCGCCCATGGCCCGACGCAGCTCCCCACAGGGAGGCTACAGGCACACTGGCAAAGAGCAGAATATCCCACCAGTATCGCCAAAGTAA
- the atf7a gene encoding cyclic AMP-dependent transcription factor ATF-7a isoform X3, with protein MLFAKMGDDRPFVCNAPGCGQRFTNEDHLAVHKHKHEMTLKFGPARTDSVIIADQTPTPTRFLKNCEEVGLFNELASSFEQDDDDKRAKNSLPAPNSVALDMSLQTPSDVKVKKEAPVEVDSSPPSSPDSFSENSDSTIEPLDTPPRSSAPTPTIVRPGSLPLHLGFDALQPTMPSPTSVITQAPPSNRTLGSPTSHYPMMMLPSGQAVPVLPGPVQMPSVINLARPMCMVPNIPGIPGPPLGGSSSGSNSPSGYSIQSEAKMRLKAALSQQSPGQSMGIMAMGSSPMVPQRAEQSQLLVQHPDAPSPAQPQVSPAQPTGGRRRRTADDDPDERRQRFLERNRAAASRCRQKRKLWVNSLEKKAEELSTMNVSLSNEVSLLRNEVAHLKQLLLAHKDCPVTTLQKKNAYLAAEESMKDTSEPTGSPAPVIQHSSLAHSPSTGQNGLSSRAAAEAMAMSVLAGMGQQQRAESGTSHIIMAAQSQSAAR; from the exons ATGCTCTTTGCAAAAATGGGGGACGACCGACCTTTTGTGTGCAATGCTCCCGGCTGTGGACAG AGGTTTACAAACGAGGACCACTTGgctgtacacaaacacaaacatgagatGACACTGAAATTTGGACCAGCCAGGACTGACTCCGTCATTATTGCAG ACCAGACACCTACTCCCACCCGCTTCCTAAAGAACTGCGAGGAAGTTGGTCTGTTCAACGAGCTGGCCAGCTCCTTCGAACAAGACGATGATGACAAGAGAGCAAAGAACTCT CTCCCTGCTCCCAACTCTGTTGCTTTGGATATGAGCCTGCAGACACCATCAGATGTGAAGGTGAAAAAGGAGGCTCCAGTGGAGGTTGACTCCTCACCACCAAGCAGCCCTGACTCCTTCTCAGAAAATTCAGACAGCACCATAGAACCTCTG GACACACCACCCAGAAGTTCGGCCCCCACGCCGACTATTGTGCGTCCAGGTTCCCTCCCACTACACTTGGGCTTCGATGCCCTTCAGCCCACCATGCCGTCACCCACCTCTGTCATCACACAGGCTCCGCCTTCCAATCGTACTCTGGG TTCACCAACCAGCCACTACCCCATGATGATGCTTCCCTCTGGCCAGGCAGTGCCTGTGCTCCCTGGTCCTGTACAGATGCCCTCTGTCATTAAT CTGGCCCGACCCATGTGCATGGTACCCAACATTCCTGGGATCCCTGGTCCTCCTCTGggaggcagcagcagcggctCTAACTCCCCTTCTGGCTACAGCATCCAGTCGGAGGCCAAGATG CGTCTGAAGGCTGCGCTGTCCCAGCAGAGCCCAGGACAGAGCATGGGTATAATGGCCATGGGCAGCAGCCCCATGGTACCTCAGAGGGCAGAGCAGAGCCAGCTGCTTGTCCAACATCCAGATGCCCCGTCACCTGCACAACCTCAG GTATCTCCAGCACAGCCTACAGGTGGGCGGCGGCGGCGGACAGCAGATGATGACCCAGATGAGCGAAGGCAGCGTTTCCTCGAGAGGAATCGGGCCGCAGCGTCCCGCTGCAGACAGAAACGCAAACTGTGGGTCAACTCCCTAGAGAAGAAGGCTGAGGAGCTGAGCACCATGAACGTCTCGCTGTCG AATGAAGTGTCTCTGTTGAGAAACGAGGTGGCTCATTTGAAGCAGCTGCTGCTGGCCCATAAGGACTGTCCCGTGACCACCCTACAGAAGAAGAATGCCTACTTAG CTGCAGAAGAGAGCATGAAAGACACCTCCGAACCTACAGGTTCCCCTGCCCCGGTGATCCAGCACAGCTCTTTGGCGCACAGCCCCTCCACAGGGCAGAACGGCCTGAGCTCAAGGGCAGCAGCTGAGGCCATGGCTATGTCTGTGCTGGCAGGAATGGGCCAGCAGCAGAGGGCTGAGAGTGGAACCTCTCACATTATCATGGCTGCACAGTCTCAATCTGCTGCCAGATGA
- the asb8 gene encoding ankyrin repeat and SOCS box protein 8 — translation MSSTMWYIMQSIQSKYSLSERLIRTIAAIRSFPHDNVEDLIRKGADVNRMHGTLKPLHCACMVADADCVELLLEKGAEVNALDGYNRTALHYAAEKDESCVELLLEYGALPNALDGNKDTPLHWAAFKDNPECVRALLESGACPNARDYNNDTPLSWAAMKGNLESVKVLLDYGAQVHVTNLKGQTPISRLVALLARGLGTEQEEECLELLCRAAGRFEIRRADGTLPRELSKDPQLLARLTNMVAQAPSLRSLARCAVRQSLGVQFLPTAVKELPLPETIKDYLLLRD, via the exons ATGAGCTCTACTATGTGGTACATCATGCAAAGCATTCAAAGTAAATACTCCTTGTCCGAGCGGCTCATCCGCACCATCGCAGCTATCCGTTCATTCCCACACGACAATGTGGAGGATCTTATTCGTAAG GGAGCTGATGTGAACCGGATGCATGGCACACTTAAGCCACTGCACTGTGCCTGTATGGTCGCTGATGCTGACTGCGTGGAGCTGCTGCTAGAGAAGGGGGCAGAG GTGAATGCTTTGGATGGATATAACCGCACAGCCTTGCATTATGCGGCAGAGAAGGATGAGAGCTGCGTGGAGCTGCTGTTGGAGTATGGGGCCCTGCCAAATGCCCTGGATGGCAACAAGGACACTCCACTTCACTGGGCCGCCTTCAAAGATAACCCAGAGTGTGTGAGAGCCCTGCTGGAGAGCGGGGCCTGTCCCAATGCCCGTGACTACAACAATGACACACCTTTAAGCTGGGCAGCAATGAAGGGCAACCTGGAGAGTGTCAAAGTGTTATTAGACTACGGCGCCCAGGTCCATGTGACCAACCTGAAGGGCCAGACCCCTATTTCCCGACTGGTGGCCTTGCTAGCCCGGGGCCTTGGCACTGAACAGGAGGAAGAGTGCCTGGAGCTGCTGTGCCGGGCAGCAGGGCGGTTTGAGATCCGACGAGCTGACGGCACCCTTCCCAGGGAGCTGAGTAAGGATCCCCAGCTGCTGGCGAGGCTTACCAACATGGTAGCGCAGGCTCCCTCACTTCGCTCTTTGGCACGCTGTGCTGTCCGGCAGAGTCTCGGAGTGCAGTTCCTCCCCACTGCTGTTAAAGAGCTTCCTTTACCAGAGACCATTAAAGACTATCTACTGTTGAGAGACTGA
- the LOC128357246 gene encoding la-related protein 4 isoform X1, which produces MSSDQSGEPPLLQEEAEPGPRTGGKDEAPPATEGGSGGMVTSKGAGLNPNAKVWQEMPAAPSEAVTNSPHWPPSDISEGYSEPSSAGCKQYTVGFTALDDSSSTATAEIAVNGMDPPELGFSPAESTTGTSDSKTEEQPISSENLRESLKKELEFYFSRENLSKDLYLMSQMDSDQFVPIWTIASMEGIKVLTTDMDLILDVLRSSPMVQVDEKGEKVRPNHKRCIIILREVPETTPVEEVESLFKNDNCPKVISVEFAHNNNWYITFQSDTDAQQAYKYLREEVKTFQGKPIMARIKAINTFFAKNGYRSMDSSLYAQQSQSQSQYSSPLYMQHVYPQQQYPVYGIVPPTWTPSPTPYFETPLAPFPNSGFVNGFGSAGHYKTGSNSLNINRPFNRNRNHVKPQGRTNEVTSATITPVPLESLTGLRAPPAPTPVAAATTNSIQTASDMSSAFSHLSSSSSSLDPSDDSGMAGRGRRSTTYRGTRRRREDDRTTRPVPLAEVKVSPPKFDLAATNFPPLPGCVVSTQGEPVLENRMSDVVRGLYRDKTEQANKEATVSPASSQAPVTEEAVAVSSPAPTAVKAATQPLVSSAPSVTRQEKRVERAELSVPKASPRAPVQATVNPSSSSSSVSAAASSSSSSSSSTQPVPSSRSQPSAASTPATSSTPAPAPATIATPAQAQEPRKLSYAEVCQRPPKDPPPAAPAPASTGTASGQPLRELRVNKAEEPGTSTSPGDKQEKSHDREGGWECKESRPPRERDSQGYHRSNGPRGSGGLKYRDQRRPPMARRSSPQGGYRHTGKEQNIPPVSPK; this is translated from the exons GTCACCTCTAAGGGCGCTGGTTTGAACCCAAATGCCAAGGTTTGGCAGGAGATGCCTGCGGCCCCCAGCGAGGCTGTTACCAACAGTCCTCATTGGCCCCCCTCTGACATCAGTGAGG GTTATTCTGAGCCGTCGTCTGCTGGGTGCAAGCAGTACACTGTGGGATTCACGGCCCTGGATGACAGCAGCTCCACAGCAACAGCTGAGATAGCAGTAAATGGAATGGACCCTCCAGAGTTGGGCTTTTCCCCCGCTGAGTCCACCACAGGGACCTCAG ATTCCAAAACTGAAGAACAGCCGATCTCGTCTGAGAATCTGCGTGAATCTCTGAAGAAAGAACTGGAGTTTTATTTCTCGAG AGAAAACCTCTCCAAGGATTTGTACCTGATGTCTCAGATGGACAGCGACCAGTTTGTCCCCATTTGGACCATCGCCAGCATGGAGGGCATCAAGGTCCTGACCACTGACATGGACCTCATCCTGGATGTGCTGAGAT CTTCTCCGATGGTACAAGTGgatgagaaaggagagaaagtgcGTCCTAATCACAAACGGTGCATTATCATCCTGCGGGAGGTCCCTGAAACCACACCTGTTGAG GAAGTGGAGTCGCTGTTCAAAAATGACAACTGTCCAAAGGTGATCAGTGTCGAGTTTGCGCACAACAACAACTGGTACATCACATTCCAATCAGACACGGATGCTCAACAG GCATACAAATACTTGAGAGAGGAAGTAAAAACATTTCAGGGAAAACCCATTATG GCCAGGATAAAGGCCATCAACACATTCTTTGCAAAGAATGGCTACCGTAGCATGGACAGCAGCCTGTACGCCCAGCAGTCCCAGAGCCAGTCCCAGTACAGTTCCCCCCTCTACATGCAACACGTGTACCCCCAGCAGCAGTACCCAGTCTACGGCATCGTACCTCCCACCTGGACGCCTTCGCCCACACCGTATTTCGAAACCCCCCTG GCACCGTTTCCCAACAGCGGCTTTGTGAATGGCTTCGGCTCGGCTGGACACTACAAAACTGGCTCCAATTCTCTTAATATCAATCGCCCATTCAACAGAAACCG AAACCACGTGAAGCCCCAGGGGAGGACAAACGAGGTGACTTCAGCAACCATTACTCCTGTCCCCTTGGAAAGTCTGACCGGACTGCGCGCTCCGCCGGCCCCCACTCCTGTTGCCGCCGCCACCACAAACTCTATCCAGACGGCCTCGGACATGAGCTCCGCATTTTCccatctctcctcctcgtcctcgtccttGGACCCCAGTGACGACAGCGGCATGGCTGGACGTGGAAG ACGGAGCACAACTTACAGAGGAACACGGAGGAGGCGAGAAGATGACCGGACTACG AGGCCTGTGCCGTTAGCAGAGGTCAAGGTTTCTCCTCCCAAGTTTGATTTGGCTGCTACCAATTTCCCCCCTCTTCCCGGCTGTGTGGTCAGCACACAAGGAGAGCCGGTGTTAGAAAACCGAATGTCAGATGTTGTGCGTGGTTTGTACAGGGACAAG ACCGAACAAGCCAATAAAGAAGCCACTGTGAGTCCAGCTTCAAGCCAAGCCCCGGTCACAGAGGAGGCTGTGGCTGTCTCAAGTCCCGCCCCGACAGCAGTGAAAGCTGCTACACAACCACTCGTATCCTCTGCCCCTAG TGTCACTCGACAGGAGAAGAGGGTTGAACGGGCAGAGCTCTCAGTTCCAAAAGCGTCCCCACGTGCACCTGTTCAAGCTACCGTCaacccctcctcttcctcctcctccgtctccgccgccgcctcctcctcctcctcctcttcctcctccacacagCCTGTGCCTAGTTCCAGGTCTCAGCCCTCTGCTGCCTCCACGCCAGCAACATCCAGCACGCCGGCCCCTGCTCCAGCCACTATTGCCACACCTGCACAG GCTCAGGAGCCCCGCAAGCTCAGCTACGCCGAGGTGTGCCAACGGCCACCCAAGGATCCCCCCCCTGCAGCCCCTGCACCAGCCTCCACCGGCACTGCATCAGGCCAGCCGTTACGCGAGTTGCGCGTCAACAAGGCCGAGGAGCCGGGCACCAGCACCAGTCCTGGAGACAAGCAAGAGAAAAGCCACGACAGGGAGGGGGGATGGGAATGCAAGGAGAGCCGGCCACCGCGTGAACGTGACTCTCAAGGCTACCACCGCAGCAATGGCCCCAGAGGCAGCGGGGGCCTCAAGTACCGGGACCAGAGGCGGCCGCCCATGGCCCGACGCAGCTCCCCACAGGGAGGCTACAGGCACACTGGCAAAGAGCAGAATATCCCACCAGTATCGCCAAAGTAA
- the atf7a gene encoding cyclic AMP-dependent transcription factor ATF-7a isoform X2 — translation MLFAKMGDDRPFVCNAPGCGQRFTNEDHLAVHKHKHEMTLKFGPARTDSVIIADQTPTPTRFLKNCEEVGLFNELASSFEQDDDDKRAKNSLPAPNSVALDMSLQTPSDVKVKKEAPVEVDSSPPSSPDSFSENSDSTIEPLVKAKDTPPRSSAPTPTIVRPGSLPLHLGFDALQPTMPSPTSVITQAPPSNRTLGSPTSHYPMMMLPSGQAVPVLPGPVQMPSVINLARPMCMVPNIPGIPGPPLGGSSSGSNSPSGYSIQSEAKMRLKAALSQQSPGQSMGIMAMGSSPMVPQRAEQSQLLVQHPDAPSPAQPQVSPAQPTGGRRRRTADDDPDERRQRFLERNRAAASRCRQKRKLWVNSLEKKAEELSTMNVSLSNEVSLLRNEVAHLKQLLLAHKDCPVTTLQKKNAYLAAEESMKDTSEPTGSPAPVIQHSSLAHSPSTGQNGLSSRAAAEAMAMSVLAGMGQQQRAESGTSHIIMAAQSQSAAR, via the exons ATGCTCTTTGCAAAAATGGGGGACGACCGACCTTTTGTGTGCAATGCTCCCGGCTGTGGACAG AGGTTTACAAACGAGGACCACTTGgctgtacacaaacacaaacatgagatGACACTGAAATTTGGACCAGCCAGGACTGACTCCGTCATTATTGCAG ACCAGACACCTACTCCCACCCGCTTCCTAAAGAACTGCGAGGAAGTTGGTCTGTTCAACGAGCTGGCCAGCTCCTTCGAACAAGACGATGATGACAAGAGAGCAAAGAACTCT CTCCCTGCTCCCAACTCTGTTGCTTTGGATATGAGCCTGCAGACACCATCAGATGTGAAGGTGAAAAAGGAGGCTCCAGTGGAGGTTGACTCCTCACCACCAAGCAGCCCTGACTCCTTCTCAGAAAATTCAGACAGCACCATAGAACCTCTGGTAAAAGCAAAG GACACACCACCCAGAAGTTCGGCCCCCACGCCGACTATTGTGCGTCCAGGTTCCCTCCCACTACACTTGGGCTTCGATGCCCTTCAGCCCACCATGCCGTCACCCACCTCTGTCATCACACAGGCTCCGCCTTCCAATCGTACTCTGGG TTCACCAACCAGCCACTACCCCATGATGATGCTTCCCTCTGGCCAGGCAGTGCCTGTGCTCCCTGGTCCTGTACAGATGCCCTCTGTCATTAAT CTGGCCCGACCCATGTGCATGGTACCCAACATTCCTGGGATCCCTGGTCCTCCTCTGggaggcagcagcagcggctCTAACTCCCCTTCTGGCTACAGCATCCAGTCGGAGGCCAAGATG CGTCTGAAGGCTGCGCTGTCCCAGCAGAGCCCAGGACAGAGCATGGGTATAATGGCCATGGGCAGCAGCCCCATGGTACCTCAGAGGGCAGAGCAGAGCCAGCTGCTTGTCCAACATCCAGATGCCCCGTCACCTGCACAACCTCAG GTATCTCCAGCACAGCCTACAGGTGGGCGGCGGCGGCGGACAGCAGATGATGACCCAGATGAGCGAAGGCAGCGTTTCCTCGAGAGGAATCGGGCCGCAGCGTCCCGCTGCAGACAGAAACGCAAACTGTGGGTCAACTCCCTAGAGAAGAAGGCTGAGGAGCTGAGCACCATGAACGTCTCGCTGTCG AATGAAGTGTCTCTGTTGAGAAACGAGGTGGCTCATTTGAAGCAGCTGCTGCTGGCCCATAAGGACTGTCCCGTGACCACCCTACAGAAGAAGAATGCCTACTTAG CTGCAGAAGAGAGCATGAAAGACACCTCCGAACCTACAGGTTCCCCTGCCCCGGTGATCCAGCACAGCTCTTTGGCGCACAGCCCCTCCACAGGGCAGAACGGCCTGAGCTCAAGGGCAGCAGCTGAGGCCATGGCTATGTCTGTGCTGGCAGGAATGGGCCAGCAGCAGAGGGCTGAGAGTGGAACCTCTCACATTATCATGGCTGCACAGTCTCAATCTGCTGCCAGATGA
- the atf7a gene encoding cyclic AMP-dependent transcription factor ATF-7a isoform X1 — translation MFSSSPLPQLHCMLFAKMGDDRPFVCNAPGCGQRFTNEDHLAVHKHKHEMTLKFGPARTDSVIIADQTPTPTRFLKNCEEVGLFNELASSFEQDDDDKRAKNSLPAPNSVALDMSLQTPSDVKVKKEAPVEVDSSPPSSPDSFSENSDSTIEPLVKAKDTPPRSSAPTPTIVRPGSLPLHLGFDALQPTMPSPTSVITQAPPSNRTLGSPTSHYPMMMLPSGQAVPVLPGPVQMPSVINLARPMCMVPNIPGIPGPPLGGSSSGSNSPSGYSIQSEAKMRLKAALSQQSPGQSMGIMAMGSSPMVPQRAEQSQLLVQHPDAPSPAQPQVSPAQPTGGRRRRTADDDPDERRQRFLERNRAAASRCRQKRKLWVNSLEKKAEELSTMNVSLSNEVSLLRNEVAHLKQLLLAHKDCPVTTLQKKNAYLAAEESMKDTSEPTGSPAPVIQHSSLAHSPSTGQNGLSSRAAAEAMAMSVLAGMGQQQRAESGTSHIIMAAQSQSAAR, via the exons atgttctcctcttctcctctcccacAGTTACATTGCATGCTCTTTGCAAAAATGGGGGACGACCGACCTTTTGTGTGCAATGCTCCCGGCTGTGGACAG AGGTTTACAAACGAGGACCACTTGgctgtacacaaacacaaacatgagatGACACTGAAATTTGGACCAGCCAGGACTGACTCCGTCATTATTGCAG ACCAGACACCTACTCCCACCCGCTTCCTAAAGAACTGCGAGGAAGTTGGTCTGTTCAACGAGCTGGCCAGCTCCTTCGAACAAGACGATGATGACAAGAGAGCAAAGAACTCT CTCCCTGCTCCCAACTCTGTTGCTTTGGATATGAGCCTGCAGACACCATCAGATGTGAAGGTGAAAAAGGAGGCTCCAGTGGAGGTTGACTCCTCACCACCAAGCAGCCCTGACTCCTTCTCAGAAAATTCAGACAGCACCATAGAACCTCTGGTAAAAGCAAAG GACACACCACCCAGAAGTTCGGCCCCCACGCCGACTATTGTGCGTCCAGGTTCCCTCCCACTACACTTGGGCTTCGATGCCCTTCAGCCCACCATGCCGTCACCCACCTCTGTCATCACACAGGCTCCGCCTTCCAATCGTACTCTGGG TTCACCAACCAGCCACTACCCCATGATGATGCTTCCCTCTGGCCAGGCAGTGCCTGTGCTCCCTGGTCCTGTACAGATGCCCTCTGTCATTAAT CTGGCCCGACCCATGTGCATGGTACCCAACATTCCTGGGATCCCTGGTCCTCCTCTGggaggcagcagcagcggctCTAACTCCCCTTCTGGCTACAGCATCCAGTCGGAGGCCAAGATG CGTCTGAAGGCTGCGCTGTCCCAGCAGAGCCCAGGACAGAGCATGGGTATAATGGCCATGGGCAGCAGCCCCATGGTACCTCAGAGGGCAGAGCAGAGCCAGCTGCTTGTCCAACATCCAGATGCCCCGTCACCTGCACAACCTCAG GTATCTCCAGCACAGCCTACAGGTGGGCGGCGGCGGCGGACAGCAGATGATGACCCAGATGAGCGAAGGCAGCGTTTCCTCGAGAGGAATCGGGCCGCAGCGTCCCGCTGCAGACAGAAACGCAAACTGTGGGTCAACTCCCTAGAGAAGAAGGCTGAGGAGCTGAGCACCATGAACGTCTCGCTGTCG AATGAAGTGTCTCTGTTGAGAAACGAGGTGGCTCATTTGAAGCAGCTGCTGCTGGCCCATAAGGACTGTCCCGTGACCACCCTACAGAAGAAGAATGCCTACTTAG CTGCAGAAGAGAGCATGAAAGACACCTCCGAACCTACAGGTTCCCCTGCCCCGGTGATCCAGCACAGCTCTTTGGCGCACAGCCCCTCCACAGGGCAGAACGGCCTGAGCTCAAGGGCAGCAGCTGAGGCCATGGCTATGTCTGTGCTGGCAGGAATGGGCCAGCAGCAGAGGGCTGAGAGTGGAACCTCTCACATTATCATGGCTGCACAGTCTCAATCTGCTGCCAGATGA